In Zingiber officinale cultivar Zhangliang chromosome 11B, Zo_v1.1, whole genome shotgun sequence, a single window of DNA contains:
- the LOC122033743 gene encoding polygalacturonase-2-like translates to MAGQSVIVISLFVLLLLASSSAATEVLADASIYNVLDFGAKGDGNTNDTLAFVNAWNAACHKSTTPSTLLIPAGKTFLLSYIDFEGPCNNFISVTIDGNLKRINEIWQEVFSWLLFSRINGITISGSGELDGQGTEWWSCKEKNQCPEDGPNSLHMLSCTDAQIWGLRSINSVMMHISVGKSKRVDIRDITIVAPDESPNTDGIHVQQSQFVSIRNSIIGTGDDCVSLSEGAEDITIRNVKCGPGHGISIGSLGKKGSQATAANIHVSNCTLTKTTNGVRIKTWQGGSGFASNISFVDITMNDVRYPIIIDQYYCPHSECDAQASAVEVRDVKYIGVTGSSTREVAIALNCSQSVPCSGIVMDRVNLWNSNEGEEVRSHCISADGYAMNQVTPAVSCLTQRNLAS, encoded by the exons ATGGCTGGACAA AGTGTTATCGTCATCAGTCTCTTTGttctccttcttcttgcttcttcctCTGCTGCTACTGAGGTTTTGGCTGATGCGTCAATATACAACGTCTTAGACTTTGGAGCCAAAGGAGATGGCAACACCAATGACACTCta GCGTTTGTAAATGCATGGAATGCAGCATGTCACAAGAGCACGACACCCTCCACCTTGCTGATTCCGGCAGGGAAGACATTTTTGTTGTCTTACATCGATTTCGAAGGACCTTGCAACAACTTCATTTCCGTAACG ATTGATGGAAACCTTAAACGGATAAACGAAATATGGCAAGAAGTTTTCAGCTGGCTGCTTTTCAGTCGAATCAACGGCATAACAATCTCCGGCTCCGGTGAGCTCGACGGCCAAGGGACAGAGTGGTGGTCATGCAAAGAGAAAAAC CAATGTCCAGAAGATGGGCCCAAT AGTCTACATATGTTGAGTTGCACTGATGCACAGATTTGGGGGCTGAGGTCGATCAACAGCGTGATGATGCACATATCGGTCGGGAAGAGCAAGCGAGTCGATATCAGAGACATCACCATCGTCGCCCCCGACGAGAGCCCCAACACTGACGGCATCCACGTCCAGCAAAGCCAATTTGTGAGCATCAGAAACTCCATAATTGGGACGGGAGATGACTGTGTGTCACTGAGCGAAGGTGCTGAGGACATTACTATACGTAATGTAAAATGTGGCCCTGGCCATGGaataag CATTGGGAGCTTGGGCAAAAAAGGGTCCCAGGCAACAGCAGCCAACATCCATGTCTCCAACTGCACCTTGACCAAAACAACCAATGGAGTCAGGATCAAGACATGGCAG GGAGGTTCTGGCTTTGCGAGTAACATATCGTTTGTGGATATCACCATGAATGACGTGCGCTATCCCATTATTATAGATCAGTACTATTGTCCTCACAGCGAATGCGATGCCCAA GCATCAGCAGTAGAAGTGAGGGATGTGAAATACATTGGAGTGACAGGAAGCTCAACGAGAGAAGTAGCAATCGCTCTGAATTGCAGCCAAAGTGTGCCGTGCAGTGGCATCGTCATGGACAGGGTGAATCTGTGGAATTCAAATGAAGGAGAAGAGGTGCGGTCTCACTGCATCAGTGCCGATGGATATGCGATGAATCAAGTCACGCCTGCTGTTTCTTGCCTGACCCAGAGAAACCTTGCTAGCTAG
- the LOC122033744 gene encoding polygalacturonase ADPG2-like, producing the protein MARRGLISLFVIFLLAAEILADEPTYNVVNFGAKGDGNTDDTQAFVNAWSSICRNSTGPSTLLIPAGNTFLLDRIVFQGPCNYVVHVKQCSMEAANSLRLMSCTNVQISGLKLINSPMMHISVGKSANVDIRGITISSPGDSPNTDGIHIQQSQHVMVTDSVIGTGDDCVSMSDGAVDVSVNNVACGPGHGISIGSLGIAGTVATASDIYVSNCNLSQTTNGVRIKTWQGGSGFARNISFVNINMNEVRNPIIIDQYYCPHSSCASKTTAVQVSDVKYLSVTGTSTSSVAIALNCSQTVPCTGITMDNVNLWSANQGQQVQSNCIDAKGSQYELLEGLVNIEVYSHSYVERLLGEPSLAHLLMVDACALEDTSTSPFFSCLSPLLKKTPRCALPRGRRPRLQKTPQPALPRLDKALTGCVLGQTELGSNCQNQPQNIQLDLVSSSSHWSQDVK; encoded by the exons ATGGCTAGAcga GGTCTTATCAGTCTCTTTGTGATCTTTCTTCTTGCTGCTGAGATTTTGGCTGATGAGCCAACATACAACGTCGTAAACTTTGGAGCCAAAGGAGATGGCAACACAGATGACACTCAA GCGTTTGTAAATGCATGGAGTTCGATTTGTCGCAACAGCACAGGACCCTCCACCTTACTCATTCCGGCAGGGAACACATTTTTATTGGATCGTATTGTTTTTCAAGGACCTTGCAACTATGTCGTTCACGTAAAG CAATGTTCAATGGAAGCTGCCAAT AGTCTGAGGCTGATGAGTTGCACAAATGTACAGATATCGGGGTTGAAGCTGATCAACAGCCCCATGATGCATATATCAGTGGGGAAAAGTGCCAATGTCGACATCAGAGGGATCACCATCTCCTCCCCCGGCGACAGCCCCAACACCGACGGCATCCACATCCAGCAAAGCCAACATGTCATGGTAACAGACTCCGTAATTGGCACAGGAGATGATTGTGTGTCGATGAGTGATGGTGCTGTGGATGTTTCTGTCAACAATGTAGCATGTGGTCCTGGCCATGGAATAAG TATTGGGAGCTTGGGCATAGCTGGGACCGTGGCAACAGCATCAGACATCTACGTTTCCAACTGCAACTTGTCCCAAACGACCAATGGAGTCAGGATCAAAACATGGCAG GGAGGGTCTGGCTTTGCGAGGAACATATCATTTGTGAATATTAACATGAATGAAGTGCGTAACCCCATAATTATAGATCAGTACTACTGCCCTCACAGCAGCTGTGcatcaaag ACAACAGCAGTCCAAGTGAGCGATGTGAAATATCTCTCTGTGACAGGAACCTCAACGAGTAGTGTAGCAATTGCTCTGAATTGCAGCCAAACTGTGCCTTGCACCGGCATCACCATGGACAATGTTAATTTGTGGTCTGCAAATCAAGGACAGCAGGTGCAGTCTAACTGCATCGACGCCAAAGGATCC CAATATGAACTTTTGGAAGGATTGGTGAATATTGAAGTCTACAGCCATTCTTACGTTGA AAGACTCCTCGGCGAGCCCTCCCTCGCCCATCTTCTCATGGTCGACGCCTGCGCTCTAGAAGACACCTCGACGTCACCCTTTTTCTCGTGTCTGTCGCCCTTACTCAAGAAGACTCCTCGGTGCGCCCTCCCTCGCGGTCGTCGCCCTCGCTTACAGAAGACTCCTCAGCCAGCCCTCCCTCGCCTCGACAAGGCTCTCACAGGTTGCGTCCTCGGCCAGACGGAGCTAGG ATCTAATTGCCAGAATCAGCCTCAAAACATTCAACTTGACTTGGTTTCTTCAAGCTCGCACTGGAGTCAGGATGTGAAATAA